Genomic DNA from Candidatus Sphingomonas phytovorans:
TCGCGCGCGCCGATCGCCCTGGATGTGGCGGTCGAGAACACCAGCGCCACCCGGCGCTACGCGAACAGCACTCCCCGATATTATGCCTATGATGCGGCGACCCGGGTGTTGACGGTCCATCTCGAAGAAAAGGCTCCGGCGCTGCCGCCCGGCCTCATCATGATTTCGGACCATCCCCGCACGCCAAAGCAGGTCGAGGTCGCGCCGGGCGGCAAGGCGACATTGCAGGCCCTCATCCCTTCGGTGATCCGCAAGCCCGCGGCCAATGGGGTGGGTTGGGTCGAGGATCCCATCGGGCCGGTCGATTCCGTCGACATCCGCGTACAGCACAGCGCCGACCCGCTGCCCGCGGTGAAAGAGCATGAAACCGGCACCGAATATCGCGCCCGCGCCCTGAGCGGCAGCGAAACCTTTTCCGCCCGGGTGAAGGCGGAACCTGCCCGGCCGACAAGCCGCAAATAGGAGAGTTCGACATGGCTTCGATCAACGACGTCTATAATCAGCTGGTCACCGTCAATTCGGCGCTGGCAAGCATCAACACCAACGTCATCGCTGGAACCAGCGCGACCAACGCGGTGAAAGCATCGGTCGACAAGCTCGATACCGACGTGAAATCGGGTTTTGCCGCCACCGTCGCCGCGCTCGATCAGGCAGTCGCCGTCCTCTCGGTGATCGCTGCGATCGAGGTCGAGGAAGTGAAGCTCATGTTCCATCTGACGGAACAGGCGGACACGATGATCTGCGCCCTTGAGCATATCTCGCAGAACACCTGCGGAATCCTTACCCAGGCAACGGTGCAGACTGGGCTCCAGACCGGGATGCGGAACGATCTCGATGCGCTGCTGGCGATCGCCGAGACCACCAACCCGGCGGCGGCGCTCGAAAGCGAGCGGCTTGCCGCGCTGCGTGCCGAGATTCATCGTTGCTGCCCGCCGGAAACCACGCCGCCGGCCTGTTCCTATGCCCCGTGCCCCAGGCCAAAGCCGGTCGGCCAGCCGAGGCTGCCCGATCTGCCCAAGCCCAAGGGCGACACGCGGCCGAAGTGACGCTCTCCGCCGATCGGCGGAGGAACGGGGTCAAGCGGGCGCTGGCGCGCCGAGGCGTCAGATATCCTCGGCCAGCCTTCCATACAGGTCGGGCCGCCGATCCCTGAAGAAGCCGAAGGCCGCGCGGTGGCGCTTGACCCGGTCGAGATCGAGCGTCGCGACCAGCACGCCGGTTTCGTCCGCGCCGAACTCGGCGATCAGGTCGCCGCGCTCGTCGGTGATGAAGCTGTGGCCGTAGAAATGCTGGCCATGCTCGGTGCCGATCCGGTTGGCGGCGACCACCGGCACGACGTTGGACACGGCATGGCCGACCATCGCCCGGCGCCATAGCCGGCTCGTGTCGAGATCGGCGTCGTGCGGCTCGCTGCCGATCGCGGTCGGATAGAACAGGATCTCGGCGCCCATCAGCATCATCGCGCGGGCGGTCTCCGGATACCATTGATCCCAGCACACCCCGACGCCAAGCGTCGCCGACGGACCCGGCCAGACCTTGAAGCCGGTGTTGCCGGGGCGGAAATAGAATTTTTCCTCATAGCCCGGGCCATCCGGGATGTGGCTCTTGCGATAGACGCCCATCAGGCCGCCATCGGGG
This window encodes:
- the aguB gene encoding N-carbamoylputrescine amidase, translating into MTEITVAALQLAFSSDIDANIAHVSELVREAASKGAQVILPPELFEGEYFCRVEDEGLFANAKPVGQHKAVLAMQTLAAELGVTIPTSFFEADGPHHYNSLAMIGPDGGLMGVYRKSHIPDGPGYEEKFYFRPGNTGFKVWPGPSATLGVGVCWDQWYPETARAMMLMGAEILFYPTAIGSEPHDADLDTSRLWRRAMVGHAVSNVVPVVAANRIGTEHGQHFYGHSFITDERGDLIAEFGADETGVLVATLDLDRVKRHRAAFGFFRDRRPDLYGRLAEDI